In Gemmatimonadaceae bacterium, a single genomic region encodes these proteins:
- a CDS encoding 6-carboxytetrahydropterin synthase: MPSLLTRRITFAAAHRYRRPDWSDQQNEQTFGLCARESFHGHSYTCDVTVSGPVDHKTGMIVDLGLLDRVLATEVRARFDHRNINLDVPEFADGKLIPTGEELARFIFDRIQTALGNAARVEEVIVAEDATLSASYRRE; this comes from the coding sequence ATGCCTTCATTGCTCACCCGCCGCATCACGTTCGCCGCTGCGCATCGGTATCGCCGGCCTGATTGGTCGGACCAGCAGAACGAACAGACCTTTGGTCTGTGCGCGCGCGAAAGTTTTCACGGACACAGCTATACGTGCGACGTCACGGTGAGCGGTCCGGTCGATCACAAAACTGGTATGATCGTCGATCTCGGGCTGCTCGACCGCGTGCTCGCGACCGAAGTGCGCGCGCGCTTCGATCATCGCAACATCAATCTCGACGTACCCGAGTTCGCCGACGGGAAACTCATTCCGACGGGCGAGGAGCTCGCGCGTTTCATTTTCGACCGTATACAAACGGCGCTGGGGAATGCGGCGCGCGTCGAAGAGGTCATTGTGGCCGAAGATGCGACATTGAGCGCATCGTACCGACGTGAATGA
- a CDS encoding electron transfer flavoprotein subunit beta/FixA family protein, whose translation MKIAVCIKRTPDSESRFKIAPSSTSIDETGLKFDIDDFASYAVEVALQLNEKQGPGETVIVAVGPDVVQETLRKAMSMGADRAIQLKADKIPSDGLAVAKALAAELKDGGYDLVLFGKHAFDTSAGVVGTATAELLGMPCVTAATKLEISNGRGLARRELEGAAEMVEFPLPAAVTIDEGIARPRYPSLKNIMAAKKKPLETKPAQLGDVRVTVTGMELPPDRPPGRIIGEGVAAVPELIRLLQTEAKVL comes from the coding sequence GTGAAAATCGCCGTCTGTATCAAGCGCACGCCGGATTCGGAGTCGCGCTTCAAAATCGCCCCGTCGTCGACGTCGATCGATGAAACGGGGCTGAAATTCGACATCGACGACTTCGCGAGCTACGCCGTCGAAGTCGCGCTGCAGCTCAACGAAAAACAGGGCCCGGGCGAGACGGTCATCGTCGCCGTCGGGCCTGACGTCGTGCAGGAGACGCTGCGCAAGGCGATGAGCATGGGCGCCGACCGCGCGATTCAGCTCAAGGCGGACAAGATCCCGTCCGACGGATTGGCGGTCGCCAAGGCGCTGGCCGCCGAGTTGAAGGACGGGGGCTACGATCTCGTGCTGTTCGGCAAGCATGCGTTCGACACGAGCGCCGGCGTCGTCGGCACGGCGACCGCGGAACTGCTCGGCATGCCGTGCGTGACCGCGGCGACGAAATTAGAAATCTCGAATGGCCGCGGGCTGGCGCGTCGTGAGCTCGAAGGCGCGGCCGAAATGGTCGAGTTCCCGCTGCCGGCCGCGGTGACGATCGATGAGGGCATCGCGCGGCCGCGCTATCCCTCGCTCAAGAACATCATGGCGGCGAAGAAAAAGCCGCTCGAGACGAAGCCGGCGCAGCTCGGCGACGTCCGCGTGACGGTCACCGGGATGGAGCTGCCTCCCGACCGGCCGCCGGGCCGCATCATCGGCGAAGGCGTCGCCGCCGTTCCCGAGTTGATTCGTTTGCTGCAGACGGAAGCCAAGGTTCTCTAA
- a CDS encoding molybdenum cofactor guanylyltransferase: MRPLSQGTPRRSGERAARGARAHRRPGRSRATARTARLIGAIVAGGANSRFGGEPKGLRTVGGVRIIDRVAAALHAVTPSIILSANAPHAESWLPGVRVIRDNASERGSLIGIHSALAATHDDVLIVAWDMPFVDPALMKLIVERSEGATAVVPMGPRGPEPMCAWYARETRSLAADALQRGEYRLGALLERLPRLVTIPLAVVAKYGDPARLFFNVNTADDLAAAERMARGE, encoded by the coding sequence GTGCGGCCGCTATCTCAAGGAACGCCGCGGCGCTCCGGCGAACGCGCTGCTCGTGGAGCGCGCGCTCACCGCCGGCCTGGACGAAGCCGCGCAACAGCGAGGACTGCGCGCCTGATCGGCGCGATCGTCGCTGGTGGGGCAAACAGCCGCTTCGGCGGCGAACCGAAAGGACTGCGGACCGTCGGCGGCGTGCGCATCATCGATCGCGTCGCCGCAGCGCTCCATGCGGTAACCCCGTCGATCATCCTCAGCGCGAACGCGCCACACGCGGAGTCGTGGCTTCCCGGCGTGCGTGTGATTCGTGACAACGCCTCGGAGCGCGGCAGCCTCATCGGCATTCACAGTGCGCTTGCCGCGACGCACGACGACGTCCTCATCGTTGCGTGGGACATGCCGTTCGTCGACCCGGCATTGATGAAGTTGATCGTCGAGCGCTCCGAGGGCGCGACCGCCGTCGTACCAATGGGCCCGCGCGGTCCCGAGCCGATGTGCGCATGGTACGCTCGCGAGACTCGCTCCCTCGCGGCGGACGCACTTCAGCGCGGCGAGTATCGGCTCGGTGCGCTCCTCGAGCGATTGCCCCGCCTGGTGACGATCCCGCTGGCAGTCGTCGCGAAATACGGCGATCCCGCCCGCCTCTTCTTCAACGTCAATACGGCGGACGATCTCGCGGCCGCCGAGCGGATGGCTCGCGGCGAGTAA
- the fdhE gene encoding formate dehydrogenase accessory protein FdhE: MSPHTTTRRPTAASKTLAEQFQPIVTLHTSLRARGASHLDVDAARARIRAGRAAFDSGDVLRDAGDLTRAFQRTASALEHIGVASTPQANALQKASVDPTAHVLSWANGDSMPRSSHLKLARQVAAIVGNAVLARASDQIVDGFSLANWKRAQCPCCGASPDLALSTDRRRTLVCWRCDTMWRTDRRGCLSCGADSAPTLARVPSPQLGYELAICNSCGRYLKERRGAPANALLVERALTAGLDEAAQQRGLRA, from the coding sequence GTGTCGCCGCATACCACCACCCGTCGTCCCACCGCCGCAAGCAAGACGCTGGCGGAACAGTTTCAACCGATCGTCACGCTGCACACGTCGCTTCGTGCGCGCGGTGCGTCGCATCTCGACGTCGACGCCGCACGCGCGCGCATTCGCGCCGGCCGCGCGGCGTTCGACAGCGGCGACGTGTTGCGCGACGCGGGAGATCTGACTCGCGCGTTTCAACGCACGGCGAGCGCGCTCGAACACATCGGCGTCGCGTCGACGCCGCAAGCGAACGCGCTGCAAAAAGCGTCGGTCGATCCGACCGCGCACGTGCTGAGTTGGGCGAACGGCGACTCGATGCCCCGCTCTTCGCATCTCAAGCTCGCGAGACAAGTCGCGGCGATCGTCGGCAATGCGGTCCTCGCGCGCGCGTCCGACCAGATCGTCGACGGATTCTCCCTGGCGAACTGGAAGCGGGCGCAGTGTCCGTGCTGCGGTGCGTCGCCCGATCTCGCGCTGTCGACCGATCGCCGTCGTACGCTCGTCTGCTGGCGCTGCGACACGATGTGGCGCACCGACCGGCGCGGCTGCTTGAGCTGCGGCGCCGACAGCGCACCGACGCTTGCTCGCGTGCCGTCGCCGCAACTCGGCTACGAGCTCGCGATCTGTAACTCGTGCGGCCGCTATCTCAAGGAACGCCGCGGCGCTCCGGCGAACGCGCTGCTCGTGGAGCGCGCGCTCACCGCCGGCCTGGACGAAGCCGCGCAACAGCGAGGACTGCGCGCCTGA
- a CDS encoding electron transfer flavoprotein subunit alpha/FixB family protein has product MSNILVFAETRANAVRKLALEAVTAARALADATGGGEVHALVAGTPGVGSAAEQLGQFGADVVVVVEHAGFTNFDREAVAATIAARAKAGSYRAVLLGFSAQGRDVGPRVAAKLDAPIVSDVTSIGVNGDALTVKHPAYANKVIVTLEVNAPLAVVSIRPSAITAQPAARTAKTETMQPASDPASSRIVVKEMVEGGKGKIDLGEAPVIISGGRGLKAAENFKLVEELAAAFGNAAVGATRAVTDDGWRPHSDQIGQTGRQVSPQLYVAVGISGAIQHLAGMRTSKTIVAINKDKEAPIFKVADYGIVGDVLEVVPALTQAVKEAKASH; this is encoded by the coding sequence ATGTCAAACATTCTCGTTTTTGCTGAAACTCGCGCCAACGCCGTCCGCAAGCTCGCGCTCGAGGCGGTGACGGCCGCGCGCGCGCTGGCTGACGCGACCGGCGGCGGCGAAGTGCACGCCCTCGTTGCCGGAACGCCGGGCGTTGGCAGCGCCGCCGAGCAGCTGGGACAATTCGGCGCCGATGTCGTCGTGGTCGTCGAGCATGCAGGCTTCACCAACTTTGACCGCGAGGCGGTCGCGGCGACGATCGCCGCCCGGGCGAAGGCGGGGAGCTATCGCGCCGTCCTCCTTGGCTTCTCGGCGCAAGGACGCGACGTCGGCCCGCGCGTCGCCGCGAAGCTCGATGCACCGATCGTCTCCGACGTGACGAGCATCGGAGTGAACGGCGACGCGCTCACCGTCAAGCACCCCGCGTACGCCAATAAGGTTATTGTGACCTTGGAGGTCAACGCGCCGCTCGCGGTCGTTTCGATTCGCCCGAGCGCGATCACCGCGCAGCCGGCGGCACGGACGGCGAAGACGGAGACGATGCAACCGGCGTCCGACCCCGCGTCGTCGCGCATCGTCGTCAAAGAGATGGTCGAAGGCGGGAAGGGGAAGATCGACCTCGGCGAAGCGCCGGTGATCATCTCCGGCGGCCGCGGGCTCAAGGCGGCGGAGAACTTCAAGCTCGTCGAGGAACTCGCGGCGGCGTTCGGAAACGCCGCGGTCGGTGCGACGCGCGCCGTCACTGACGACGGCTGGCGCCCGCACAGCGATCAGATCGGTCAGACGGGCCGTCAGGTGAGCCCGCAGCTCTACGTCGCGGTGGGCATCTCGGGCGCGATTCAGCATCTGGCCGGCATGCGCACGTCGAAGACGATCGTCGCGATCAACAAGGACAAGGAAGCGCCGATCTTCAAGGTGGCGGACTACGGCATCGTGGGTGACGTGCTCGAGGTGGTGCCCGCGCTGACGCAGGCGGTGAAAGAGGCGAAGGCGAGCCACTGA
- a CDS encoding acyl-CoA dehydrogenase family protein yields the protein MLDFYNIDSQLSEEERAVRDSVRRFVDDRVLPIIGKCYVDGRMPKELVPEMASLGVFGANLPEEYGCAGLNNVAYGLIMQELERGDSGIRSFASVQGALAMYPIFAFGSEDQKKNYLPRMAAGEVIGCFGLTEPDYGSNPSGMITMAREQKDGTWLLNGAKMWITNGSTAQIAVVWAKTNGDASDTSIRGFIVPTSAKGFQAKDQKGKLSLRASDTSELVFQDVELPPEALLPKSGGLKSPLMCLTQARYGISWGAIGAAMACFEEALEYSKNRVMFDRPIGGFQIQQTRLADMLTEIVKAQLVSLHLGRLKDAGTMSPQQVSLAKRNNVSMATDIAREARRLLGANGILAEYASMRHMANLESVYTYEGTHDVHSLVLGQALTGLNAFK from the coding sequence ATGCTCGACTTCTATAACATCGATTCACAGCTCTCCGAAGAAGAGCGCGCCGTGCGCGACAGCGTGCGCCGATTCGTCGACGACCGCGTCCTGCCGATCATCGGCAAATGCTACGTCGACGGGCGCATGCCCAAAGAGCTCGTGCCCGAGATGGCGTCGCTCGGCGTGTTCGGCGCGAATCTGCCAGAGGAATACGGCTGCGCGGGCCTGAACAACGTCGCGTACGGACTGATCATGCAGGAGCTCGAGCGCGGCGATTCCGGCATTCGCTCGTTCGCGTCGGTGCAGGGCGCCCTCGCGATGTATCCGATCTTCGCGTTCGGCAGCGAAGATCAGAAGAAGAATTATCTGCCGCGCATGGCGGCCGGCGAAGTGATCGGCTGCTTCGGGTTGACCGAGCCGGATTACGGATCGAATCCGTCGGGCATGATCACCATGGCGCGCGAGCAGAAGGACGGCACGTGGCTGCTCAACGGCGCGAAGATGTGGATCACCAACGGCTCGACGGCGCAGATCGCGGTGGTGTGGGCGAAGACGAACGGCGACGCGAGCGACACGTCGATTCGCGGGTTCATCGTGCCGACTTCAGCCAAGGGCTTCCAGGCGAAGGACCAGAAGGGAAAGCTCTCGCTCCGCGCCAGCGACACGAGTGAGCTCGTCTTTCAAGATGTGGAATTGCCGCCGGAAGCATTACTGCCGAAATCGGGCGGCCTCAAGAGTCCGTTGATGTGTCTGACGCAAGCGCGCTACGGCATCTCGTGGGGCGCGATCGGCGCCGCGATGGCGTGCTTCGAGGAAGCGCTCGAATACTCGAAGAATCGCGTGATGTTCGACCGGCCGATCGGTGGATTCCAGATTCAACAGACGCGACTTGCCGACATGCTCACCGAGATCGTGAAGGCGCAGCTCGTATCGCTCCACCTCGGCCGCCTGAAGGACGCCGGCACGATGTCACCGCAGCAGGTGTCGCTGGCCAAGCGCAACAACGTCAGCATGGCCACTGACATCGCCCGCGAGGCCCGCCGGCTGCTTGGCGCGAATGGCATCCTGGCCGAATACGCGTCCATGCGCCACATGGCGAATCTGGAAAGCGTCTATACCTACGAAGGCACGCACGACGTCCATTCGCTCGTGCTCGGCCAGGCGCTCACGGGGCTCAACGCGTTCAAGTAG
- the dacB gene encoding D-alanyl-D-alanine carboxypeptidase/D-alanyl-D-alanine-endopeptidase — MSRVRSSRWFRSFTTLLVTLAAGVAGACTHAAAAPSPRISAGSHEALRAFIDSMADGPDFANAHLGILIVDPERGDTLYARNAGKLFMPASNMKLLTTSTILTQLGPDYRYRTSFAARGPVNGGTLDGDLLVVGRGDPSVSDHMMGDAMKPLRLIADSLAARGIRRIAGHVLPYGDAFPGEVFGYGWTYDDFEDSYSAPIDELLFNEGFSEIHVRGADHEGDPAHVEMRPARSVPALRADVHTAAAPVRDSARARSRMLSARKDSTTWDEVLTGQIPARDTAVLEVTHHDPGRAYVAAFREALRDRGITIDDGATDTLARIETLATLSSPPLSEILEACLKPSQNQIAEMLFRTIALERFGAGRTDSAAAAVRAQIGAWGAPASEAIVRDGSGLSRYDYVTPRTLVRILDAMRRAPTFKVFYDALPIAGVDGTIRSRMKGTPAENNVHAKTGTVAQSRSLSGYVTTADGHLLIFSFLSNNFTVPNRTIERVQDLVAERLAGMRLR, encoded by the coding sequence ATGTCCCGCGTACGCTCGTCTCGCTGGTTTCGCTCGTTCACGACACTGCTCGTCACGCTCGCCGCGGGCGTCGCGGGCGCCTGCACGCATGCGGCGGCGGCCCCGAGCCCGCGCATCAGCGCCGGCAGCCATGAAGCGCTTCGCGCGTTCATCGATTCCATGGCCGACGGGCCGGATTTCGCAAACGCTCATTTAGGAATACTCATCGTCGACCCAGAGCGCGGCGACACGCTGTACGCGCGCAACGCCGGCAAGCTGTTCATGCCGGCGTCGAACATGAAACTGCTGACGACGTCCACGATCCTCACGCAGCTCGGGCCCGACTATCGGTATCGCACCAGCTTCGCCGCGCGCGGCCCCGTCAACGGCGGCACGCTCGACGGGGATCTCCTCGTCGTTGGCCGCGGCGACCCCAGCGTCAGCGACCACATGATGGGCGACGCGATGAAACCACTGCGCCTCATCGCCGATTCACTCGCGGCGCGAGGTATCCGTCGCATCGCCGGCCACGTGCTCCCGTACGGCGACGCCTTTCCCGGCGAAGTCTTCGGGTACGGCTGGACCTACGACGATTTCGAGGATTCCTACTCGGCGCCGATCGACGAGCTGCTGTTCAACGAAGGCTTCAGCGAGATCCACGTCCGCGGCGCCGACCATGAGGGTGATCCGGCGCACGTCGAGATGCGTCCCGCGCGCAGTGTTCCGGCTTTGCGCGCGGATGTCCACACGGCCGCCGCGCCGGTTCGCGACAGCGCCCGGGCGCGCAGTCGCATGCTGTCGGCCCGCAAGGACAGCACGACCTGGGATGAGGTTCTCACAGGACAGATCCCCGCGCGAGACACCGCTGTTCTCGAGGTCACGCATCACGATCCCGGCCGGGCATACGTCGCGGCCTTCCGCGAAGCGCTGCGCGATCGAGGCATCACGATCGACGACGGCGCGACCGATACGCTCGCGCGCATCGAGACGCTCGCAACCCTCTCATCGCCGCCGTTGAGCGAGATTCTCGAGGCGTGCCTCAAACCGTCCCAGAATCAGATCGCCGAGATGCTGTTCCGGACGATCGCGCTCGAGCGGTTCGGCGCGGGGCGCACCGACAGCGCGGCCGCGGCCGTTCGTGCGCAGATCGGCGCGTGGGGCGCACCGGCATCGGAAGCGATCGTGCGCGACGGCAGCGGCCTCTCTCGTTACGACTACGTGACGCCGCGAACGCTCGTCCGCATCCTCGACGCGATGCGCCGCGCGCCGACGTTCAAAGTGTTCTATGATGCACTGCCGATCGCCGGCGTCGACGGCACCATCCGCAGCCGTATGAAAGGCACGCCCGCGGAAAACAATGTGCATGCGAAGACCGGCACCGTCGCCCAGTCGCGGTCACTCAGCGGATACGTCACGACGGCGGATGGGCATTTGCTCATCTTCAGCTTTCTCTCGAACAACTTCACCGTGCCGAACCGCACCATCGAACGCGTGCAGGATCTCGTCGCCGAACGTCTCGCCGGCATGCGTCTGCGCTAG
- the glp gene encoding gephyrin-like molybdotransferase Glp: MAYSVEEASARILAPIRPLGAERVPLRQSHRRVLAEDVISPIEHPPWNNSSMDGYAVRAEDVASATGSSPVRMEVVETVRAGQRPTRSVEPRTAIRVMTGAPVPDGADTVIRVEDTDGGDTYVEIRDTRDSGRNVRPRGEDLRPGVVAVPKGTMIGAAQLGVLASVGCAAPLVHRVPRVAVLASGDELVDVDGFGAVRRGERIVSSNSYTISAAVLEAGGEVVDLGIVPDDPEAYVERVTAARGCDLLVTTGGVSVGAFDFTKDVLASLGAELHLWRIRMRPGAPLGFGMLHGMPWLGLPGNPVSSMVTFELFGNPLVRKQRGETLIFRRPIDVRAREDITIAAALTHFMRGIVTWEPDGAWASLTGPQGSGLLTSMARANALLVVPHDRPIVRAGETLHALSLAEAGSSATFDI; encoded by the coding sequence GTGGCGTACAGCGTCGAGGAAGCCAGCGCGCGAATTCTCGCGCCCATTCGGCCACTCGGCGCCGAACGCGTGCCGTTGCGCCAATCGCACCGTCGCGTGCTCGCCGAAGACGTGATCTCGCCGATCGAGCATCCGCCCTGGAACAATTCGTCGATGGACGGCTACGCGGTGCGCGCCGAAGACGTCGCGTCGGCCACGGGTTCGTCGCCGGTTCGGATGGAAGTGGTCGAGACGGTGCGCGCCGGCCAGCGACCAACGCGTTCCGTCGAACCGCGCACCGCAATTCGTGTGATGACGGGCGCGCCGGTTCCCGACGGAGCCGACACGGTCATACGTGTCGAAGACACAGATGGCGGCGACACATATGTCGAGATTCGCGACACGCGCGACTCGGGCCGCAACGTGCGTCCGCGCGGCGAGGATTTGCGCCCCGGCGTCGTCGCGGTGCCGAAGGGCACCATGATCGGCGCGGCGCAACTTGGCGTGCTGGCGTCGGTCGGGTGTGCGGCGCCGCTCGTGCATCGTGTCCCGCGCGTCGCGGTGCTCGCGTCGGGGGACGAGCTCGTGGACGTCGACGGATTCGGTGCCGTCCGCCGCGGAGAACGAATCGTCTCCTCGAACAGCTACACCATCTCGGCGGCCGTGCTCGAGGCCGGCGGCGAGGTCGTCGACCTCGGCATCGTGCCGGATGATCCTGAGGCGTACGTCGAACGCGTCACCGCCGCGCGCGGTTGCGATTTGCTCGTCACGACCGGCGGCGTGTCCGTCGGTGCATTTGACTTTACTAAAGACGTGCTCGCGTCGCTCGGCGCCGAGCTGCATTTGTGGCGCATTCGCATGCGGCCTGGCGCGCCCCTCGGGTTCGGGATGCTGCACGGCATGCCATGGCTCGGGCTGCCCGGCAATCCGGTCTCGTCGATGGTCACGTTCGAGCTGTTCGGTAATCCACTCGTTCGGAAGCAGCGCGGCGAAACGCTGATCTTCCGCCGGCCGATCGACGTCCGCGCCCGTGAAGACATCACCATCGCCGCGGCGCTCACGCACTTCATGCGGGGCATCGTGACGTGGGAGCCGGATGGCGCGTGGGCTTCGCTGACGGGACCGCAGGGCTCGGGCTTATTGACGTCGATGGCGCGTGCGAATGCGTTGCTCGTGGTGCCGCACGACCGGCCAATCGTACGCGCCGGTGAGACGCTCCACGCGCTGTCGCTCGCCGAGGCAGGATCGTCGGCTACGTTCGACATCTGA
- a CDS encoding methyltransferase domain-containing protein, which translates to MSERRARADAELEALDDSLRRRFRAVQTAVDVGTRTLSILHPASAEDLIDERDFERDERLPYWAELWPSARILAALVLEMSGDGRSLLELGCGSGLVATSAALAGFNVVASDYYEDAARFARVNAWRNGGPSIRGMMLDWRALPPDLPTFDVVIASDVLYERPYGGLVAAVIAKALAPNGMAVLADPGRVGREAFLDALPTNGLVLRSRRTVPFVEGTIRQQIVVFEIVHQ; encoded by the coding sequence GTGAGCGAGCGCCGCGCGCGCGCCGACGCCGAGCTCGAGGCGCTGGACGATTCGTTGCGTCGGCGATTTCGTGCCGTGCAGACGGCTGTCGACGTCGGTACGCGGACGTTGTCGATCCTGCATCCGGCCAGCGCGGAGGATCTGATCGATGAACGCGACTTCGAGCGGGACGAGCGTTTGCCGTATTGGGCGGAGCTGTGGCCGTCGGCGCGAATCCTGGCGGCGCTCGTGCTCGAGATGAGCGGCGACGGCCGATCGCTGCTCGAGCTGGGATGCGGCTCGGGGCTCGTCGCCACGTCGGCCGCATTAGCCGGATTCAACGTCGTCGCGTCGGACTACTACGAGGATGCGGCGCGCTTCGCCCGCGTGAATGCGTGGCGCAACGGCGGGCCATCCATACGCGGAATGATGCTCGACTGGCGCGCGCTGCCGCCGGATTTGCCGACGTTCGACGTGGTGATCGCGTCCGACGTGTTGTACGAGCGGCCGTACGGCGGATTGGTGGCGGCCGTCATCGCGAAGGCGCTCGCGCCGAACGGGATGGCGGTGCTGGCGGATCCGGGTCGCGTGGGACGCGAGGCGTTTCTAGACGCGTTGCCAACGAACGGACTCGTGTTGCGATCGCGGCGGACGGTGCCGTTCGTCGAGGGCACGATCCGGCAGCAGATCGTCGTGTTCGAGATCGTGCACCAATAG
- a CDS encoding (Fe-S)-binding protein, producing the protein MGAVHASNAVFAFVLTIGAGFFALNVQRLIRYMRLGFAEDRTNAPLVRAKNVLSIGIAQTKIFRDPVAGAMHATIFWGFMVLTAGTVEILIQGVFPQFSYDLFLWHPLYQLYALSQDGFALLVLGAIGFAYYRRLVVHPRRLEGDKLEHTDALIILGMIGGLMVTLLLMNAFQYHVDPATVGPEKFVSRALAYAVTPIAQHPTSIAQLFFWAHALLILIFLNYLPYSKHLHVVTSLINVYLSNTSGPGQKGVMRPMDLEAEVEQFGASDVEHLSWKNLLDGYSCTECGRCTAACPANITGKELSPRKIVINTRQRLMEKAPVVTGDRMEFLHPALLHGEGGDAGAVTIEQVAEHRLLDTYISDTELWQCTSCRACVQECPVSIDQLDIINQMRRYLVLSESRFPEEVQPAFESLERNGSPWAFSPSDRAKWAEGMDIPTMAEVVERGERPDILFWVGCMGSFDDRAKKITVAFARILKACNINFAILGQEEHCHGDPARRMGNEYLYQMLAKDTIGTLDRYEVKTIVTSCPHCFHQIGNEFPQLGGNYEVIHHSTFIERLLQEQRVPLESDEGKRLTVAYHDSCYLGRYNDVYDAPRETLKRALPVVNLVEPKRTKDRGLCCGAGGGRMFMEERQGKRINIERTEELLATGADTIAVACPFCMTMINDGVKAVQSDVPVLDIAEVVAGQLR; encoded by the coding sequence ATGGGAGCGGTTCACGCGTCGAACGCGGTGTTCGCCTTCGTGTTGACGATCGGCGCGGGCTTCTTCGCGCTGAACGTGCAGCGGCTCATTCGCTACATGCGGCTGGGCTTCGCCGAAGATCGGACGAACGCGCCGCTCGTGCGGGCGAAAAACGTGCTGTCGATCGGCATCGCGCAGACGAAGATCTTTCGCGATCCCGTCGCCGGCGCCATGCACGCCACGATCTTCTGGGGATTCATGGTGCTGACGGCCGGCACCGTAGAAATACTCATTCAAGGAGTATTCCCCCAGTTCTCATATGATCTGTTTCTGTGGCACCCGCTGTATCAGTTGTACGCGCTGTCGCAGGACGGGTTCGCGCTGCTGGTGCTCGGCGCCATCGGCTTCGCGTATTATCGCCGCCTCGTGGTGCACCCGCGCCGGCTGGAGGGGGACAAGCTGGAGCACACCGACGCCCTGATCATTCTCGGAATGATCGGCGGCTTGATGGTGACGCTGCTGCTGATGAACGCGTTCCAGTACCACGTCGATCCCGCGACCGTCGGCCCCGAGAAGTTTGTCTCTCGTGCCCTCGCGTATGCCGTCACGCCGATCGCCCAACATCCAACGTCCATCGCCCAGCTCTTCTTCTGGGCGCACGCGCTGCTGATTCTCATCTTCCTCAACTACCTCCCGTACTCGAAGCATCTGCACGTGGTGACGTCGCTCATCAACGTCTACCTGTCGAATACGAGCGGGCCGGGTCAGAAGGGCGTGATGCGCCCGATGGACCTCGAGGCCGAAGTGGAGCAGTTCGGCGCATCGGATGTCGAGCACCTGAGCTGGAAGAATCTTCTCGACGGCTATTCGTGCACCGAATGCGGCCGCTGCACCGCCGCGTGTCCGGCGAACATCACCGGCAAGGAGCTGAGTCCGCGAAAGATCGTCATCAACACGCGGCAACGGTTGATGGAGAAGGCGCCGGTCGTCACCGGCGATCGCATGGAATTCTTGCATCCGGCGCTCCTGCACGGCGAAGGCGGCGATGCGGGCGCGGTCACTATCGAGCAGGTCGCGGAGCACCGCCTGCTCGACACCTACATCAGCGACACGGAGCTGTGGCAGTGCACCAGCTGCCGAGCGTGCGTACAGGAATGTCCAGTGTCGATCGATCAGCTCGACATCATCAACCAGATGCGCCGCTATCTGGTGTTGTCGGAGTCGCGTTTCCCTGAAGAGGTCCAGCCGGCATTCGAGTCGCTCGAGCGGAACGGCTCGCCGTGGGCGTTCAGTCCTTCGGACCGCGCCAAGTGGGCCGAGGGAATGGACATTCCGACGATGGCCGAAGTCGTGGAGCGCGGCGAGCGGCCCGACATTCTGTTCTGGGTCGGGTGCATGGGATCGTTCGACGATCGCGCGAAGAAGATCACCGTGGCCTTCGCGCGCATCCTCAAGGCGTGCAACATCAACTTCGCGATTCTCGGGCAGGAAGAACACTGTCACGGCGATCCCGCGCGACGCATGGGCAACGAGTATCTCTATCAGATGCTCGCCAAGGACACCATCGGCACGCTCGACCGTTACGAGGTGAAGACGATCGTCACGAGCTGTCCACACTGCTTCCATCAGATAGGCAACGAGTTCCCACAGCTCGGCGGCAACTACGAGGTCATTCACCACTCGACGTTCATCGAGCGCCTGTTGCAGGAGCAGCGCGTGCCGCTCGAGAGCGACGAAGGGAAGCGCCTCACCGTGGCGTACCACGATTCCTGCTACCTCGGCCGTTACAACGACGTGTACGATGCGCCGCGCGAGACGCTCAAACGCGCGCTGCCCGTGGTGAATCTCGTCGAGCCGAAGCGGACGAAGGATCGCGGCCTGTGCTGCGGCGCGGGCGGTGGGCGCATGTTCATGGAAGAGCGTCAGGGCAAGCGGATCAACATCGAGCGCACCGAGGAACTGCTCGCGACGGGCGCCGACACCATCGCCGTGGCGTGTCCGTTCTGCATGACGATGATCAACGACGGCGTGAAGGCGGTGCAGTCGGACGTGCCGGTGCTCGATATTGCCGAGGTGGTGGCGGGGCAACTAAGGTAG